In the genome of Flexistipes sinusarabici DSM 4947, one region contains:
- the ptsP gene encoding phosphoenolpyruvate--protein phosphotransferase encodes MENLKFLSDITNLLLNFDSSKNVLNELTRSLAKYLSSEVCSIYIYDENKEMLVLKATYGLNQASVGNVSMLPEEGLTGITFSSGDYQFIANATKHPKFKYFPGIGEEPFNTFIGIPLKKQDETFGVLVFQFINNPENSNVLKMLLETIGNMISSFLKNHIMLTGNIARPQNYDEEMVLQGIPISEGISIGKPVHMVYHFLDDDSKVKDVEKEEERLKYSFDKTKNEIMTVINNIDSGNLRIDKEIFHTHLMILSDGSFRDDIFHHVLNLGRSAAYSIRHVSDKFIERFKKIDDPYLKERAADIEDVCNRLLKNLGVIERHISLEKESIIVSNQLGPGDTASLDLSKVKGIVTENDGQTSHMALVAKGMGIPAVSGIEHVIDITEYAKDLIIDGYEGKIIINPSEANRNKYLSMQSQVQISGVTIEKLPREIVCHMGRKVYLGANVASILDADKAQDLGAFDIGLVRTEIFYLAEGDENFNVDAQKKIYQSILSKYTKGPVTFRLLDIGADKMEKYSVKEPNPAMGLRGARFLIKNENLLETQLEALLDLDDPRVKVLVPFVAKPEEFYRIKDIIRKKAEKMGVSLPPVGVMIEIPSIAFALEKLDEEADFYSIGTNDLFQYFFAADRNNIQIFSNYKILSECFMNFMEFICNKLSQTGKDVEICGEIAHEEEILYRLIEMGYSKFSLNPYLMSKASELIIDRCKQEN; translated from the coding sequence ATGGAAAATTTAAAATTTTTATCGGATATTACAAATCTGCTTTTAAATTTTGACAGCAGCAAAAATGTGCTTAATGAGCTTACCAGGTCGTTGGCTAAGTACCTATCATCCGAAGTGTGTTCGATATATATTTACGATGAAAATAAGGAAATGCTTGTACTCAAAGCAACGTACGGCTTAAATCAGGCATCCGTGGGGAATGTATCTATGTTGCCCGAGGAGGGGCTGACAGGAATCACCTTTTCTTCCGGGGATTATCAGTTTATTGCCAATGCCACAAAGCACCCTAAGTTCAAATATTTCCCCGGCATTGGTGAAGAGCCGTTTAATACCTTCATAGGCATTCCTCTGAAAAAACAGGATGAAACGTTCGGAGTGCTGGTTTTTCAGTTTATAAATAATCCTGAAAATTCGAACGTTTTGAAAATGCTCCTTGAGACTATAGGAAATATGATTTCAAGCTTTCTGAAAAATCATATCATGCTGACCGGCAACATTGCCAGACCCCAGAATTATGATGAGGAGATGGTGCTGCAGGGGATACCTATATCCGAAGGGATTTCCATCGGCAAACCCGTTCATATGGTTTATCATTTCCTTGATGATGACAGTAAAGTGAAGGATGTTGAGAAAGAGGAAGAGAGGCTGAAATATTCCTTTGACAAAACCAAAAATGAAATCATGACTGTTATCAATAATATTGATTCTGGAAATCTCAGGATTGACAAGGAAATTTTTCATACTCACCTTATGATTTTATCCGACGGTTCATTCAGGGATGATATTTTCCATCATGTCCTTAATTTGGGGCGTTCCGCGGCTTACAGTATCAGGCATGTTTCGGATAAATTTATAGAGCGTTTCAAAAAAATCGATGACCCCTATCTGAAAGAACGTGCCGCCGACATAGAGGATGTCTGCAACAGACTGCTGAAAAATTTGGGGGTAATTGAGCGTCATATTTCCCTGGAGAAAGAAAGCATAATTGTGTCAAATCAACTGGGCCCCGGTGATACGGCCTCCCTTGATCTTTCAAAGGTGAAGGGAATTGTTACGGAAAATGATGGGCAGACGTCACATATGGCACTTGTTGCCAAGGGGATGGGAATCCCTGCAGTAAGCGGCATTGAGCATGTTATTGACATAACAGAATATGCTAAAGATTTGATAATAGACGGGTACGAAGGAAAAATAATTATAAATCCTTCAGAGGCTAACAGAAACAAATATTTGTCTATGCAGTCGCAGGTGCAAATATCGGGTGTCACTATAGAAAAACTGCCCCGGGAAATAGTCTGTCATATGGGCCGTAAGGTTTATTTGGGGGCAAATGTTGCAAGTATTCTTGATGCAGATAAAGCTCAGGATTTAGGCGCATTTGATATAGGTCTTGTCAGAACGGAAATTTTTTATCTTGCTGAAGGAGATGAAAACTTCAATGTTGATGCCCAAAAGAAAATATATCAGTCTATCTTAAGTAAATATACTAAAGGGCCGGTAACGTTCCGCCTTCTGGATATAGGGGCGGATAAGATGGAAAAGTATTCTGTTAAAGAGCCGAACCCTGCCATGGGGTTGAGGGGAGCAAGATTTCTTATTAAGAATGAAAACTTGCTGGAAACCCAGCTGGAAGCTTTACTGGATTTGGATGATCCCAGAGTAAAAGTGCTTGTTCCTTTTGTGGCGAAACCCGAAGAATTTTACAGGATAAAGGACATTATCAGAAAAAAGGCTGAAAAAATGGGGGTTAGTTTGCCTCCGGTAGGAGTGATGATTGAAATTCCTTCCATTGCTTTTGCACTGGAGAAACTTGATGAGGAGGCTGATTTTTACAGTATAGGCACCAACGATCTTTTTCAGTATTTTTTTGCAGCGGATAGAAATAATATACAGATTTTCAGCAATTATAAAATATTATCCGAATGCTTTATGAATTTCATGGAATTCATCTGCAACAAACTTTCTCAAACCGGCAAAGATGTTGAAATTTGCGGGGAGATTGCCCATGAGGAAGAAATTCTATACAGACTTATTGAAATGGGTTATTCCAAGTTCAGTCTCAATCCCTACCTTATGAGCAAAGCCTCTGAACTTATTATTGATAGATGCAAACAAGAAAATTAA
- a CDS encoding FAD-dependent oxidoreductase: MNNENKVILNGIEKDKRISTQELLKQLYEKLESGCCNYEINALGQHNIGGPLWNREGKKLIFNVKNPGQRVGSMGMQGTSITVEGSAPADVGWLNAGAEIIVKGDGGDTTAHCAATGNIYIGGRTGTRSGALMKYDPKFPAPQFWVLKNTGSFSFEFMSGGIAVICGSGCENAESVLGYRSCVGMVGGTIYVRGKVEDISEDVWLMDLDEKDKKFLEEGIPVFLSKIDRKDKEKELLDFSQWRKIVAKTYEERITKRYVPIADFRNSVWVKDGIFGDMIEEDFEVADFVEKGDLRLKKPNWNSGAYSSPCEYNCPVFIPTQKRVALLRQSKFEEALKLVMDYSPFPASVCGQVCPNLCMEECNRKYVDVPLKINDLGMLSRDILPETVREERKEKIAVIGSGAAGLASAYHLRRLGYQVEIFEKDTVIGGKLKQVIPEERLDRNILENEINKIIDMGIKAHTGYSVDEKAFEKLTGDFNAVVVAVGAHEPILLPVKGSGLMIKGLDFLKKINRGESVNIGKKVVVIGAGNAGMDVVMGAYKMGAEKVTAIDIQKPAAFDEEIEHAKSLGAEIRWPAFTQEVAEEGIYLKNGEFIEADSVIVSIGDRPNLSFLPDRYKDEKGKLLVNDYYQLEGKENVFIAGDVIKLGLFTNALGDGRKTAINIDNLLNGKPLDRFENAPMIPQDKVKNEFYHPMNPQAVEDREAESEVDRCLSCGYCRDCSFCMEICPEQAISRIESDNDFGFEYVSDSEKCIGCGICAGVCPCGIWEMTDNLEKYIES, encoded by the coding sequence ATGAACAATGAAAACAAAGTCATTTTAAACGGTATAGAAAAAGACAAAAGGATTTCCACACAGGAGCTGCTTAAACAATTGTATGAAAAACTGGAAAGCGGCTGCTGTAACTATGAGATAAACGCCCTGGGCCAGCACAATATCGGCGGCCCCCTTTGGAACAGGGAAGGCAAAAAACTGATTTTCAATGTTAAAAATCCCGGTCAGAGAGTGGGCTCCATGGGTATGCAGGGAACTTCCATAACCGTTGAAGGTTCTGCCCCTGCGGATGTAGGCTGGCTTAATGCCGGTGCAGAGATAATAGTAAAAGGTGACGGTGGGGACACAACAGCCCATTGTGCTGCCACAGGCAATATTTATATCGGAGGGCGAACCGGAACCCGATCCGGAGCACTTATGAAATATGATCCGAAGTTTCCGGCTCCCCAGTTCTGGGTATTAAAGAATACAGGCTCTTTCAGCTTTGAATTTATGAGCGGCGGAATTGCTGTAATCTGCGGATCAGGGTGTGAAAATGCTGAATCTGTCCTTGGCTACAGAAGCTGCGTAGGAATGGTTGGCGGCACAATTTATGTAAGGGGGAAAGTTGAAGATATTTCAGAAGATGTCTGGCTTATGGACCTGGATGAAAAGGATAAAAAGTTTTTGGAAGAAGGAATACCTGTATTCCTGTCAAAAATTGACAGAAAAGACAAAGAAAAGGAGCTGCTTGATTTTTCACAATGGAGAAAAATTGTAGCCAAAACATATGAGGAAAGGATAACAAAACGCTATGTACCCATAGCAGACTTCAGAAATTCCGTATGGGTAAAAGACGGTATTTTCGGCGACATGATTGAGGAAGACTTTGAGGTGGCAGATTTTGTAGAAAAGGGTGATCTGCGCCTGAAAAAACCTAATTGGAACAGCGGAGCATACAGCTCACCATGTGAATACAACTGTCCCGTATTCATCCCCACTCAAAAAAGAGTTGCCCTGCTTAGGCAGTCAAAATTTGAGGAAGCATTAAAGTTAGTGATGGATTACAGTCCATTTCCGGCTTCAGTGTGCGGGCAGGTTTGCCCCAACCTCTGTATGGAGGAATGTAACAGAAAATACGTTGATGTACCGCTGAAAATTAATGACCTTGGAATGTTAAGCAGGGACATACTCCCGGAAACCGTGCGTGAAGAAAGAAAAGAGAAAATTGCAGTCATAGGTAGCGGTGCCGCAGGTCTGGCTTCCGCCTACCATTTAAGAAGACTGGGCTATCAAGTGGAAATTTTCGAAAAAGATACTGTGATAGGGGGAAAACTGAAGCAGGTGATCCCTGAAGAGCGTCTAGACAGAAACATTCTGGAGAATGAAATAAACAAAATCATTGATATGGGGATAAAGGCGCATACAGGATATTCTGTGGATGAGAAAGCATTTGAAAAACTTACCGGCGATTTTAATGCTGTAGTTGTTGCCGTGGGGGCACATGAGCCGATTTTACTTCCTGTGAAGGGAAGCGGGTTAATGATTAAAGGACTTGACTTCCTAAAAAAAATCAACAGAGGCGAAAGTGTTAATATCGGCAAAAAGGTTGTGGTAATTGGAGCAGGCAACGCAGGAATGGATGTAGTGATGGGAGCTTATAAAATGGGTGCGGAAAAGGTCACTGCAATCGATATCCAAAAACCTGCGGCTTTTGACGAAGAAATTGAGCATGCGAAATCACTCGGTGCGGAAATACGCTGGCCGGCCTTTACCCAGGAAGTGGCTGAAGAGGGAATATACCTTAAAAACGGTGAATTCATAGAAGCTGACAGTGTCATTGTATCTATAGGCGACAGACCAAACCTGTCCTTTCTGCCGGACAGATACAAAGATGAGAAAGGTAAACTTTTAGTTAACGATTACTACCAGCTTGAAGGAAAGGAAAACGTATTTATCGCCGGTGATGTCATTAAATTAGGTCTTTTTACAAATGCATTGGGAGACGGCAGGAAGACGGCCATCAATATCGATAATCTGCTCAACGGCAAACCTTTGGACAGATTCGAAAATGCCCCGATGATTCCTCAGGATAAGGTAAAAAATGAATTCTACCATCCGATGAACCCGCAGGCTGTTGAGGACAGAGAAGCAGAGTCAGAGGTGGACAGGTGCCTGAGCTGCGGTTACTGCAGGGATTGCAGCTTCTGTATGGAAATATGCCCCGAACAGGCTATAAGCAGAATCGAATCGGACAACGACTTTGGATTTGAATATGTCAGTGATTCTGAAAAATGTATCGGCTGCGGGATATGTGCTGGTGTCTGCCCCTGCGGGATATGGGAAATGACAGATAATCTTGAAAAATATATTGAAAGCTGA
- a CDS encoding glutamate synthase-related protein, translated as MASVKVNDLAKDDLNWRIDYDSSRCTMCGSCVSSCPFGAIHAKVEKRRKVVSEDITPNPKIIFQTVPVISQTIDEYMFCRGCGVCERVCPNEAIRPVRNSDARFGMRYRGALADPFKRGGRSNLETDGRTLDKIKVGRISQMTDPSLDAQRHTFDILSPFGRTLPAGEIPFSISEDGKLKFSGDAPPVNWIYPIIIGDMSIGALSWRVWEAIAIATAYLNEECSIPIRMCSGEGGVPQRLLKSRFLKYTILQIASGHFGWNRIINAMPEMVEDPAGVLIKIGQGAKPGDGGLLQAKKVARHIQEIRGVPKADLLSPPNHQGLYSIEESVQKMFLSLNSAFKFNVPVAIKVAASSTSVSVYNNLLRDPYNIVGGFFLDGIDGGTAAAHEISLDHTGHPAISKLRDCYHAAVHQGKQNQIPLWAAGGLGKTGNLASDAFKMICLGANGVFTGKLIIQLAGCLGNDQGKCNACNTGLCPVGICAQNPLLVKRLDVDKVAENIVNYFLSVDQEMKKLLAPIGNSTLPVGRSDALISTDKNVADRLNIQYAC; from the coding sequence ATGGCATCAGTAAAAGTAAACGATCTGGCAAAAGACGATCTTAACTGGCGGATAGATTATGACAGCAGCCGGTGCACGATGTGCGGAAGCTGTGTTTCTTCATGTCCCTTCGGTGCAATACATGCAAAAGTCGAAAAAAGAAGAAAAGTCGTAAGCGAAGATATCACGCCCAATCCCAAAATTATATTTCAGACTGTACCTGTAATTTCCCAGACTATTGATGAGTATATGTTCTGCAGAGGGTGCGGTGTATGCGAAAGGGTATGCCCCAATGAGGCCATAAGGCCTGTCAGAAATTCCGATGCCAGATTCGGAATGCGGTACAGAGGAGCTCTTGCTGATCCCTTCAAAAGAGGTGGACGATCCAATCTGGAAACGGACGGCAGAACACTTGACAAAATAAAAGTCGGTCGTATCTCACAGATGACAGACCCATCTCTGGATGCCCAAAGGCATACGTTTGACATACTATCCCCTTTTGGGCGAACACTTCCAGCCGGAGAAATACCATTCAGCATAAGTGAAGACGGCAAACTGAAATTTTCAGGTGATGCACCTCCTGTAAACTGGATTTATCCTATAATAATAGGAGATATGTCCATAGGAGCTTTATCGTGGAGGGTATGGGAAGCAATTGCCATAGCCACGGCATACCTGAATGAAGAGTGCTCAATTCCCATCAGGATGTGTTCCGGCGAAGGCGGAGTACCCCAGAGACTTTTAAAATCAAGGTTTCTAAAATATACAATATTACAGATTGCCTCGGGACATTTCGGTTGGAACAGAATAATCAACGCAATGCCCGAAATGGTGGAAGATCCTGCGGGTGTATTGATAAAAATAGGTCAGGGTGCCAAACCCGGTGACGGCGGACTGCTTCAGGCTAAAAAAGTAGCCAGGCACATTCAGGAAATTAGAGGTGTTCCGAAAGCAGATCTTTTGAGCCCTCCCAACCATCAGGGGTTGTATTCGATAGAGGAAAGTGTCCAAAAAATGTTCCTTTCACTTAACTCAGCCTTTAAATTCAATGTTCCTGTGGCAATAAAAGTAGCTGCAAGTTCAACCAGCGTCTCGGTATACAACAATTTACTGCGCGACCCGTACAATATAGTTGGAGGATTTTTTCTGGACGGCATCGACGGCGGCACAGCTGCAGCTCATGAAATTTCACTGGATCATACAGGACATCCTGCAATTTCCAAACTGAGAGACTGTTATCATGCTGCAGTACACCAGGGTAAACAAAATCAGATTCCGCTATGGGCCGCAGGAGGCCTGGGTAAAACGGGCAATTTGGCATCGGATGCTTTCAAAATGATATGTCTCGGTGCCAACGGCGTTTTCACCGGAAAACTTATCATTCAGTTGGCCGGCTGTTTGGGCAATGATCAGGGCAAATGCAACGCCTGCAATACAGGATTATGCCCTGTCGGCATATGTGCTCAGAACCCGCTGTTGGTAAAGAGGCTGGATGTGGATAAGGTTGCAGAAAACATTGTCAATTACTTCCTCTCCGTGGATCAGGAGATGAAAAAGCTTCTCGCACCCATAGGCAACAGTACCCTGCCGGTAGGCAGATCGGATGCACTTATTTCCACAGATAAAAATGTGGCTGACAGATTAAACATTCAGTATGCATGTTAA
- a CDS encoding glutamate synthase yields the protein MCRIGAIKSKNYIQPKTALQLMRSQQKGHDNSGFAMVMQDLGGVFEKYKGLPILSMACTDDGIKLAEDILHKEGFARVFQWAPQVFPRDGLKIEPMPNYVFQVYQLPKLYKYAPESEKEELLVEMRLKIRKALDELDEGFIYSFWPDVVTLKEIGDPSDIGEYFDLWSENKDFSAKIISAQCRQNTNYDIVRYAAHPFFLQGYTAMANGENTFYEKNKNFQKNLYKGYLGFESDSQCFLYTLHYVHKVLNWPLIYYKHTITPLSFDEIDKREDNAVLSKIRSSLANLEINGPNTIIGVLPDGSVFNCCDSKKLRPVVVGKNNDTVIITSEVSGLNDVMPERNWEDDIYTHEREMIYVNNDLEVQRWHQ from the coding sequence ATGTGCAGAATAGGAGCGATTAAGTCTAAAAATTACATCCAACCGAAAACAGCTCTTCAGTTAATGCGGTCACAGCAAAAAGGTCATGATAATTCTGGTTTTGCTATGGTAATGCAGGATTTGGGAGGAGTATTTGAAAAATACAAAGGGCTTCCCATACTTTCCATGGCCTGTACTGATGACGGAATTAAACTTGCTGAAGATATCCTTCACAAGGAGGGATTTGCGAGAGTATTTCAATGGGCACCCCAGGTTTTTCCCAGAGATGGCCTTAAAATAGAACCTATGCCGAACTATGTTTTTCAGGTTTATCAGCTTCCCAAATTATATAAATATGCCCCTGAAAGCGAAAAAGAAGAACTGCTCGTGGAAATGAGACTTAAAATACGAAAAGCCCTGGATGAACTGGATGAGGGCTTTATCTATTCCTTCTGGCCTGACGTTGTCACGTTAAAAGAAATTGGTGATCCTTCGGATATAGGAGAATATTTTGATTTATGGAGCGAAAACAAAGATTTTTCGGCAAAAATAATAAGTGCCCAGTGCAGACAAAACACCAATTACGACATAGTACGTTACGCTGCACATCCATTCTTTCTTCAGGGCTATACGGCAATGGCAAACGGTGAAAACACCTTTTATGAAAAAAATAAAAACTTCCAAAAAAATCTCTACAAAGGGTATCTGGGGTTTGAGTCAGACTCCCAGTGTTTTTTATATACACTCCACTATGTGCACAAAGTTTTAAACTGGCCTTTGATTTACTACAAACACACCATTACCCCTTTATCATTTGATGAAATTGATAAAAGAGAAGACAATGCAGTACTTTCAAAGATAAGATCATCACTGGCTAATCTGGAAATCAACGGTCCCAACACAATAATAGGCGTACTGCCTGACGGCAGTGTTTTCAACTGCTGCGACTCCAAAAAGCTGAGACCGGTGGTGGTCGGAAAGAACAATGATACCGTTATTATTACCTCGGAAGTATCCGGACTCAACGACGTAATGCCTGAGAGAAATTGGGAAGATGATATATATACACATGAGCGGGAAATGATTTATGTAAACAATGACTTAGAGGTGCAGAGATGGCATCAGTAA
- a CDS encoding pyridoxal phosphate-dependent aminotransferase — MNSPDVNLNLNVRCLPLSATLFINELSNKLKREGRPIYKLGLGQSPFPVPQPVVDELITNAYQKDYLPVLGLYSLSEAVVDYYRRSQNLEYSSENILVGPGSKELMFIIQLVYYGDLIIPTPSWVSYAPQAHIVGRHVYWLFTKKENRWLLTPEELDRHCRQDPTRPRLLILNYPNNPTGMTYSRDELKSLAQVAEKYKVLILSDEIYGELNFNGNHTSIAKYYPEGTIISSGLSKWCGAGGWRLGTFIFPENLKWLLEGMSAVASETFTSTSAPIQYAGVRAFKGGMKIERYLCQSRRVLKSLADSVYQKLYSAGADVSKPNGAFYMFPDFSKYKENFRRRGIANSREFCEKLLNETGVAILPGSAFGRPENEFTARIAYVDFDGSRALAAAEQIPFEQEIDERFLEYYCERVLKAVDLLCEFAAN; from the coding sequence ATGAACAGCCCGGATGTAAATTTAAACTTGAATGTCAGATGTCTGCCGCTTTCAGCAACACTGTTTATTAATGAATTGAGTAATAAGCTTAAAAGGGAGGGGCGCCCTATTTATAAGCTTGGGCTGGGTCAGTCTCCTTTCCCAGTTCCGCAGCCAGTTGTTGATGAACTTATCACCAATGCATATCAGAAGGATTATCTGCCCGTTTTGGGGTTGTATTCACTCAGTGAAGCAGTTGTTGACTATTACAGGAGGAGTCAGAATCTGGAGTATTCTTCCGAAAATATACTTGTCGGCCCGGGCTCCAAGGAACTGATGTTTATTATTCAGCTGGTATATTACGGGGATTTGATAATTCCCACCCCCAGCTGGGTGTCTTATGCTCCTCAGGCTCATATTGTAGGCAGGCATGTATACTGGCTTTTCACTAAAAAGGAAAACAGATGGCTTCTTACCCCTGAAGAGCTGGATAGGCACTGCAGGCAAGATCCTACTCGTCCCAGGCTTCTTATTCTGAATTATCCCAATAATCCCACGGGCATGACCTACAGCAGAGATGAGTTGAAAAGTCTTGCTCAGGTGGCTGAAAAATATAAAGTTTTGATCCTTTCAGATGAAATTTACGGAGAACTCAATTTTAATGGCAACCACACTTCGATTGCTAAGTATTATCCGGAAGGAACCATTATCAGCAGCGGTTTGAGCAAATGGTGTGGTGCGGGCGGCTGGCGTCTCGGAACATTCATTTTCCCGGAGAATCTTAAATGGCTCCTGGAGGGAATGTCTGCTGTGGCAAGTGAGACATTTACTTCGACAAGCGCCCCTATTCAATATGCAGGTGTCAGAGCGTTTAAAGGCGGGATGAAAATTGAGCGTTATTTATGTCAATCAAGGCGTGTACTTAAATCATTGGCAGATAGTGTGTATCAAAAACTGTACTCTGCAGGTGCTGATGTCAGCAAGCCTAACGGCGCCTTTTATATGTTCCCTGATTTTTCCAAATACAAAGAGAACTTTAGAAGAAGGGGGATTGCTAACAGCAGAGAATTTTGCGAGAAACTTTTGAACGAAACGGGTGTGGCAATACTTCCCGGAAGTGCTTTCGGCAGGCCGGAAAATGAATTTACTGCAAGAATAGCTTATGTTGATTTTGACGGCTCCAGGGCACTGGCAGCAGCAGAACAGATTCCTTTTGAACAGGAAATTGATGAAAGGTTCCTTGAGTATTATTGCGAAAGGGTTTTGAAGGCTGTAGATCTGTTATGTGAGTTTGCAGCGAATTAA
- the rplU gene encoding 50S ribosomal protein L21 translates to MFAILKTGGKQYTVKPGDIIDVEKIEAEKGGTIELKNILAVSDDKKFNIGNPYLDNASVEAEVVDQIRGKKVVVFKRKPKKDYKRKYGHRQYFTKLKVKEIKV, encoded by the coding sequence ATGTTTGCAATTCTAAAAACCGGTGGCAAACAGTATACAGTTAAGCCGGGTGATATTATCGATGTCGAGAAGATAGAGGCGGAAAAAGGCGGAACCATCGAATTGAAAAATATTCTTGCCGTATCTGACGATAAAAAATTTAATATTGGCAATCCTTATCTTGACAACGCTTCTGTTGAGGCTGAAGTTGTGGATCAGATCAGAGGAAAAAAGGTAGTTGTTTTCAAGAGAAAACCGAAAAAGGACTATAAAAGGAAATACGGCCACAGGCAGTATTTTACAAAGTTAAAAGTTAAAGAAATAAAAGTTTAA
- the rpmA gene encoding 50S ribosomal protein L27, which yields MAHKKAGGSTRNGRDSESKRLGVKRFGGQHVIPGNIIVRQRGTRFKPGKNVGLGKDYTIFALQEGYVKFEDKGRKGKFISVLEEKSV from the coding sequence ATGGCTCATAAAAAAGCTGGCGGTAGTACCCGTAACGGTAGGGACAGTGAAAGTAAACGCTTAGGCGTTAAACGTTTTGGCGGTCAGCATGTTATTCCGGGAAATATTATTGTTAGACAGAGGGGCACACGTTTTAAACCCGGAAAGAATGTTGGTTTGGGTAAGGATTACACCATATTTGCCCTGCAGGAAGGATATGTGAAGTTTGAAGATAAAGGAAGAAAAGGCAAATTCATATCCGTTCTTGAAGAAAAATCCGTATAA
- the obgE gene encoding GTPase ObgE, with protein MKFLDTTKIKIKAGDGGRGCVSFRREKYVPRGGPDGGNGGSGGNIVIVGNRSKYTLLDLNYKTNYSAERGEHGRGKDQHGRKGRDLEITVPLGTIVKDYETGKVLGDITEDGQRIVAAKGGKGGRGNMAFVNSTRRAPRIFEDGEKGEERILLLELKLIADVGVIGLPNAGKSTFIASVSAAKPKIADYPFTTITPNLGVVKNITGGSFVLADMPGLIEGAHENAGLGVRFLKHIERTRILLHFVDASEEDSMIERYKIIRDEILRYSKKLSEKEEIIAATKVDSKNEDNLEEFEKFVNNDLDKQLYKISSVAREGIDELLKTLWVRLEKEDSRNDK; from the coding sequence ATGAAATTTCTTGACACTACAAAAATTAAAATCAAAGCCGGAGACGGCGGCAGAGGCTGTGTAAGCTTCAGAAGGGAAAAGTATGTCCCCAGAGGCGGCCCGGACGGCGGCAACGGCGGCAGCGGCGGAAACATTGTCATTGTGGGCAACAGATCTAAATATACTCTCCTCGATTTGAATTATAAAACAAATTATTCCGCAGAGCGCGGAGAACACGGAAGGGGGAAAGACCAGCACGGTCGAAAAGGCAGAGATCTGGAAATAACCGTACCTCTCGGTACCATTGTCAAAGATTACGAAACGGGTAAAGTGTTGGGAGATATAACTGAAGACGGACAAAGGATTGTTGCCGCCAAAGGCGGAAAAGGCGGCAGAGGCAATATGGCTTTTGTTAACTCCACCAGAAGAGCACCACGTATTTTTGAAGACGGGGAAAAAGGTGAGGAGAGGATATTACTGCTAGAGCTGAAACTCATTGCCGATGTGGGGGTTATCGGTCTTCCTAACGCCGGAAAATCAACATTCATAGCTTCCGTATCTGCAGCAAAACCAAAGATAGCTGATTACCCATTTACCACAATCACTCCTAATCTTGGTGTTGTTAAAAATATAACAGGTGGTTCCTTTGTTTTGGCCGATATGCCGGGGTTGATTGAAGGTGCCCATGAAAATGCCGGTTTAGGTGTCAGATTTCTCAAACATATAGAAAGAACCAGAATACTGCTTCATTTTGTGGATGCTTCTGAAGAGGACTCCATGATTGAAAGATATAAAATAATAAGAGATGAAATCTTACGGTATTCCAAAAAACTGTCGGAAAAAGAAGAGATCATTGCCGCAACAAAGGTTGACTCGAAAAATGAAGATAACCTTGAAGAGTTTGAAAAATTTGTGAATAATGATTTAGACAAACAGCTGTATAAAATTTCATCCGTTGCGCGTGAAGGTATAGATGAGTTGCTGAAAACATTATGGGTGCGTTTGGAAAAAGAGGACAGCCGCAATGATAAATAA
- a CDS encoding DUF721 domain-containing protein: MINNIGSIMMEILPENIAELIKINSIYSICVGKRISKVSKPIKFDGRTLTVAVFDNIWLQELSFLKQDILERLNSENLNVKEIKFIHKFKPVSSGKKQLYQRKITEKEQVFIDRFASFIDDEELRESYRRALTSYFKRYSLKDFFLE; the protein is encoded by the coding sequence ATGATAAATAATATAGGCAGTATTATGATGGAAATACTGCCGGAGAATATTGCCGAACTGATTAAAATAAACAGTATTTACTCGATATGCGTTGGAAAAAGGATAAGTAAGGTTTCCAAACCGATTAAGTTTGACGGCAGAACGCTCACTGTAGCCGTATTTGATAATATCTGGCTTCAGGAGCTATCTTTTTTGAAACAGGATATTCTTGAAAGGTTAAACTCTGAAAATTTAAATGTAAAAGAGATAAAATTTATACATAAATTTAAACCGGTGTCTTCGGGGAAAAAGCAGCTGTATCAGCGGAAAATTACAGAAAAAGAGCAGGTTTTTATCGATAGGTTCGCTTCCTTCATTGACGATGAAGAATTGAGAGAATCCTATCGGAGGGCTCTGACATCCTATTTTAAACGGTACTCATTAAAAGATTTTTTTCTTGAATAA